A genomic window from Pseudomonas cavernicola includes:
- a CDS encoding putative signal transducing protein, with the protein MQRIYEPLDLLEAEMLLGMLASEGVAAHLTGGHLLGAVGELPVSGLLGLLVENDQAEHARGLIAAYNAAQPLPGDEPDSFSGILLC; encoded by the coding sequence ATGCAGCGCATTTACGAGCCGCTGGATCTGCTGGAGGCTGAAATGCTGCTGGGCATGCTGGCCAGTGAGGGAGTGGCGGCCCATCTCACCGGCGGCCATCTGCTGGGGGCCGTGGGTGAGCTGCCGGTCAGCGGCTTGCTCGGGCTGCTGGTGGAAAATGACCAGGCCGAGCACGCACGTGGTTTGATCGCCGCGTACAATGCCGCGCAGCCGCTGCCGGGCGATGAGCCGGACAGCTTCTCCGGCATTCTGCTCTGCTGA
- a CDS encoding SOS response-associated peptidase has product MCGRYALFRWTPALAATPGFPADQRAAWNIAPNTSVLLLRNVAGERHAARARWGLTPPWLTDLSKTPAQARAETLAEQPMFREAFRVRRGLLPANGFYEWRGTTRKRPYWLTSETSPLYFAAVWEAYPVDGHTYLSVAVVTQPAASQRRPLILDAAGQELWLAADTPLPALQALLCQAQPALRERALANLVNDPKLDGPECLTPA; this is encoded by the coding sequence ATGTGTGGACGTTATGCCCTGTTCCGCTGGACGCCTGCGTTAGCGGCCACCCCTGGTTTTCCCGCGGATCAGCGTGCCGCCTGGAATATTGCGCCGAACACTTCGGTGTTGCTGCTGCGCAATGTGGCGGGCGAACGCCACGCCGCACGGGCGCGTTGGGGGCTGACTCCGCCATGGTTGACTGATCTGTCGAAGACACCCGCACAGGCACGGGCGGAAACCCTGGCCGAGCAACCGATGTTCCGTGAGGCTTTTCGCGTGCGCCGCGGTCTGCTGCCGGCCAATGGCTTTTACGAATGGCGTGGCACCACCCGTAAACGGCCCTACTGGCTCACCAGCGAGACGTCGCCGTTGTACTTCGCGGCCGTCTGGGAAGCTTATCCGGTCGATGGACACACTTATTTGAGCGTCGCTGTGGTGACTCAACCCGCCGCCAGTCAACGTCGACCGTTGATTCTCGATGCCGCGGGGCAGGAACTCTGGTTGGCGGCCGATACACCGCTGCCGGCCTTACAGGCGCTGCTGTGCCAGGCGCAGCCGGCGCTGCGCGAACGGGCGTTGGCCAACTTGGTGAATGATCCGAAGCTGGATGGGCCGGAGTGCCTGACCCCAGCGTAG
- a CDS encoding CPXCG motif-containing cysteine-rich protein produces the protein MLETQDYQCPYCGEPAEAMLDLSGGDQEYIEDCPVCCRPIIFDLRTDGVDWTLDVRTEND, from the coding sequence ATGCTTGAGACTCAGGACTATCAGTGCCCATATTGCGGTGAGCCGGCAGAGGCGATGCTGGATCTGTCGGGCGGCGATCAGGAGTACATCGAGGACTGCCCGGTGTGTTGTCGGCCGATTATTTTCGATTTGCGTACCGATGGGGTCGACTGGACCCTGGATGTGCGCACGGAGAACGACTGA